In the genome of Variibacter gotjawalensis, one region contains:
- a CDS encoding DUF6352 family protein, whose protein sequence is MTHDFWVSSGHHLLDRGEGGGLVVTDSYLKAYFARPELAPPDDACVVERTLHAVLLSDPYREVSVAEIGSIADADARENWQVVLGFRDHLVRHRTLEAAYLALVRQGIGGTPSLFVNQLTHVILRNALDGIDDTLMLRAAELFYRPQVMTLHEGALLAADEEIIAGVGGNPVSPLVSMLGLPASAAIDVINADNAHDYYGRSDAFDMALDLTAGREGQAALARVIARWVEHLLARETVVEPLTEVRDIDLRWYVGLDAEGTKIGDTLWKNADFVEDPRIVNLFRLRFDDGSARAASRDPVYLILAMTQDRKLRMKPQNLIVGLPSEAELAN, encoded by the coding sequence ATGACACACGATTTCTGGGTGTCCAGCGGCCATCATCTGCTCGACCGCGGCGAAGGTGGTGGGCTGGTCGTCACCGACTCGTATCTGAAGGCGTATTTCGCGCGACCCGAACTCGCGCCGCCTGACGACGCCTGCGTTGTAGAGCGGACGCTTCATGCAGTCTTGCTCTCCGATCCCTATCGCGAGGTTAGTGTTGCGGAAATCGGTTCAATTGCGGATGCGGATGCGCGCGAGAATTGGCAGGTCGTGCTCGGCTTCCGCGATCATCTCGTGCGCCATCGCACGTTGGAGGCTGCCTATCTTGCCCTTGTGCGACAAGGGATTGGCGGGACGCCATCGCTGTTCGTGAATCAGCTCACGCACGTCATCTTGCGCAACGCACTCGATGGCATCGACGACACATTGATGCTGCGCGCTGCCGAGCTCTTCTATCGCCCGCAAGTGATGACGCTGCATGAAGGTGCGCTGCTTGCCGCCGATGAAGAAATCATTGCTGGTGTTGGCGGCAATCCGGTTTCGCCACTCGTCTCGATGCTGGGACTGCCGGCCTCGGCCGCAATCGACGTTATCAACGCCGACAATGCGCATGATTATTACGGCCGCAGCGATGCGTTCGATATGGCGCTGGATTTGACGGCAGGGCGTGAAGGCCAAGCAGCCCTCGCGCGCGTGATCGCGCGCTGGGTCGAGCATTTGCTGGCACGCGAAACCGTGGTCGAACCGCTGACCGAAGTTCGCGATATCGACTTGCGTTGGTATGTCGGCCTCGACGCTGAGGGAACGAAGATTGGCGACACGTTGTGGAAGAATGCCGACTTCGTCGAGGACCCGCGCATCGTCAATCTGTTTCGGCTTCGCTTCGATGATGGATCGGCGCGCGCTGCTTCGCGCGACCCCGTGTATCTCATCCTTGCGATGACGCAGGATCGGAAGCTGCGAATGAAACCGCAAAATCTGATCGTCGGCTTGCCGTCGGAAGCGGAGCTAGCGAATTGA
- a CDS encoding DUF6505 family protein: MNLLRTIRLDPSDTFVFPVAAEPGEWAVPGGFVFWRRNVEQLEGKERTSFRAGFLGLASLGRSTLVQVVSATDADRAAAVEQLARQLCERFGAPDIETARRAAGEEVAFASSLANHPTDTLIAVRRSVEDGEVREQFRTLRRREGMSIPRVFDFAEVDDDEPEERVDLAALANSPAKGSA; encoded by the coding sequence TTGAATTTGCTGCGGACCATACGGCTCGATCCGTCCGACACCTTCGTCTTTCCGGTCGCGGCCGAACCGGGCGAGTGGGCGGTACCGGGCGGTTTCGTCTTTTGGCGCCGCAACGTGGAGCAGCTTGAAGGCAAGGAGCGAACTTCGTTTCGCGCCGGCTTTCTCGGGCTCGCCTCGCTCGGGCGTTCAACGTTGGTGCAGGTGGTGAGTGCCACCGATGCGGACCGCGCCGCCGCAGTCGAGCAACTGGCGCGTCAACTGTGTGAGCGATTTGGCGCCCCCGATATCGAGACGGCACGAAGGGCTGCGGGTGAGGAGGTTGCATTCGCATCGTCGCTTGCAAACCATCCGACCGACACGCTGATTGCGGTTCGCCGCAGTGTCGAGGACGGAGAAGTGCGCGAGCAGTTTCGCACGCTGCGCCGCCGCGAGGGAATGTCGATACCGCGTGTTTTCGATTTCGCCGAAGTTGATGACGATGAGCCGGAGGAGCGCGTCGATCTAGCCGCTCTCGCGAATTCGCCGGCGAAGGGCAGCGCATGA
- a CDS encoding DUF3305 domain-containing protein, whose protein sequence is MSTALASIDVGVVAERRDAANPWIDHVWTPSAVVHGAPAAEPWTIIHEDNGRAEFFVGLAKIELFASATAHYRDNLASGDPRVWVILRPTGVSPPFDLVAVTADPAEGEGYTQAGADLVDAVTMPASIIEFVAGFVAEHHVEREFFKRKRDRHPSDALSKRPRGDNDER, encoded by the coding sequence TTGAGCACCGCGCTCGCCAGTATCGATGTCGGTGTCGTCGCGGAGCGGCGCGATGCGGCTAACCCGTGGATCGATCACGTTTGGACGCCCTCAGCCGTTGTGCACGGTGCACCCGCCGCCGAACCTTGGACAATCATCCACGAAGACAACGGCCGCGCGGAGTTTTTCGTCGGACTTGCGAAGATAGAGCTTTTCGCCTCGGCCACCGCGCATTATCGGGACAACCTCGCCTCCGGCGACCCGCGCGTTTGGGTGATCTTGCGGCCGACCGGCGTGTCGCCACCGTTCGATCTCGTTGCCGTGACGGCGGATCCGGCCGAAGGCGAGGGCTACACACAGGCAGGGGCGGACCTTGTCGATGCCGTGACGATGCCGGCATCGATCATCGAATTCGTTGCAGGTTTCGTCGCGGAACATCACGTCGAACGGGAGTTCTTCAAACGCAAACGAGATCGGCACCCGTCGGACGCGTTGAGTAAGCGGCCGCGAGGCGACAACGATGAGCGATGA
- a CDS encoding biotin/lipoate--protein ligase family protein, with amino-acid sequence MSSPPRARSPYADKLVLPPPFSPVMLREAGDAFAHACAIAGPDQAAVLVWVGRFDAVEFALILEPEETLAQARRAFYAGMVALGDALAVHAPPEKPIHYGWPDAIMVDGGVVGGGRFAWPSGAGEQDVPDWLVFGASVRTVTMGAGEPGLLPFSTALEEEGFDGLETGALIESFSRHFMTALEVWREDGFAELGKQYLARLPAASGVRREFADNGDLVELGILKKDRDIRGLAEALRLPTWLDPLTGVILR; translated from the coding sequence ATGTCGTCTCCACCGCGTGCGCGGTCGCCTTACGCCGATAAACTCGTTCTACCGCCGCCCTTCAGTCCCGTGATGTTGCGCGAAGCTGGCGATGCGTTTGCGCATGCTTGTGCGATTGCGGGACCGGATCAGGCGGCAGTTCTGGTTTGGGTGGGACGTTTCGACGCGGTCGAGTTTGCGTTAATCCTCGAGCCCGAGGAAACACTAGCTCAGGCGCGGCGCGCCTTTTACGCCGGCATGGTCGCTCTCGGAGACGCGTTGGCCGTTCACGCTCCTCCAGAGAAGCCGATCCATTATGGCTGGCCCGACGCCATCATGGTCGATGGTGGTGTCGTCGGAGGCGGACGGTTTGCATGGCCGAGCGGCGCTGGAGAGCAGGACGTGCCGGATTGGCTTGTCTTCGGTGCTAGCGTGCGGACCGTCACGATGGGGGCAGGTGAGCCCGGATTGCTCCCGTTCTCGACGGCATTGGAGGAAGAAGGTTTCGATGGACTCGAGACTGGTGCGTTGATCGAGTCGTTCTCGCGGCACTTCATGACTGCGCTGGAGGTGTGGCGCGAAGACGGTTTTGCCGAACTCGGCAAACAGTACCTGGCACGTCTACCCGCTGCGTCTGGTGTTCGACGCGAGTTTGCGGACAATGGCGATCTCGTCGAGCTTGGCATCCTGAAGAAGGATCGCGACATCCGAGGCCTCGCCGAAGCGCTTCGGCTTCCGACATGGCTTGACCCTTTAACGGGAGTTATTCTGCGTTGA